The following proteins come from a genomic window of Methanothermobacter thermautotrophicus:
- a CDS encoding ATP-binding protein yields MKYEDILMILAAACLMFSFSWLHGMLLILPLISIPKLSSRTLKWGVLIFAVFVALLILQPMTRAAGLNISDELFRIVLLLLFTFMVALLIERVEKVRSLRELNMELKKQAEKLEDANKELEAFAYSVSHDLRVPLRAIDGFSRILVEDYEDRLDDEGVRILGIIRDNTRKMGQLIDDILLLSRAGRQEMNPVMLDMRELAESTFREIASQEEGRSIEFSVADLPPAMADRALMGQVMANLISNAIKFTRDRDPAVIEVGYMDGGDEHIYYVKDNGAGFDMKYVSKLFGLFQRLHSQEEFEGTGVGLSIVQRIIKRHGGRVWGEGEVDGGATMYFTLPKVMK; encoded by the coding sequence ATGAAGTATGAGGATATTCTGATGATTCTTGCAGCGGCCTGCCTGATGTTCTCCTTCAGCTGGCTGCATGGCATGTTACTGATTCTACCCCTGATTTCCATCCCTAAACTTTCATCAAGGACCCTTAAATGGGGTGTCCTGATATTCGCAGTTTTCGTGGCCCTCCTGATCCTCCAGCCGATGACCAGGGCAGCCGGCCTTAACATATCTGATGAGCTCTTCAGGATAGTGCTGCTGCTACTCTTCACATTCATGGTGGCTCTCCTGATCGAGAGGGTTGAGAAGGTCCGATCCCTCAGGGAACTGAACATGGAACTTAAGAAACAGGCCGAGAAACTTGAGGATGCAAACAAGGAGCTCGAAGCCTTTGCATACTCTGTCTCCCATGACCTCAGGGTCCCCCTGAGGGCCATAGACGGCTTCTCAAGGATACTCGTCGAGGACTATGAGGACAGACTCGATGATGAGGGGGTGAGGATCCTCGGGATAATAAGGGATAACACCAGGAAGATGGGTCAGCTCATAGATGACATCCTCCTCCTCTCAAGGGCAGGCAGGCAGGAGATGAACCCTGTAATGCTTGACATGAGGGAACTGGCAGAGTCAACCTTCAGGGAAATCGCCTCCCAGGAGGAGGGGCGTTCAATAGAGTTTTCAGTGGCCGACCTGCCGCCTGCAATGGCTGACCGCGCCCTCATGGGCCAGGTAATGGCTAACCTCATATCAAACGCAATAAAATTCACAAGGGACCGGGACCCCGCCGTGATAGAGGTCGGCTACATGGATGGTGGTGATGAACACATATACTATGTTAAGGATAACGGGGCCGGATTTGACATGAAGTACGTCAGTAAGCTCTTCGGACTCTTCCAGAGACTGCACAGCCAGGAAGAATTTGAGGGGACAGGAGTGGGGCTTTCAATAGTCCAGAGGATCATAAAGAGACACGGTGGAAGAGTCTGGGGTGAAGGAGAGGTTGATGGTGGTGCAACAATGTACTTCACACTTCCAAAGGTGATGAAATGA
- a CDS encoding response regulator, with amino-acid sequence MMTDADILLVEDNPTDAELTIRALKKNNLANKLHWVKDGAEALDYIFARGSYAYRDPENLPKLILLDLRMPRVDGLEVLQEIKRNDSTSRIPVVVLTSSKEDRDIVESYKLGVNSYVSKPVEFDEFISAVSTLGFYWMIINQPPE; translated from the coding sequence ATGATGACAGATGCAGATATACTCCTGGTTGAGGATAACCCCACAGACGCAGAACTAACCATAAGGGCCCTCAAGAAGAATAACCTTGCCAACAAGCTCCACTGGGTGAAGGATGGTGCGGAAGCCCTTGACTACATATTCGCCAGGGGCTCCTACGCTTACAGGGATCCTGAAAACCTCCCTAAACTGATCCTCCTTGACCTCAGGATGCCCAGGGTGGACGGCCTCGAGGTACTCCAGGAGATCAAGAGGAATGATTCAACCAGCAGGATCCCTGTGGTGGTCCTCACATCCTCAAAGGAGGACCGTGACATAGTGGAAAGCTATAAACTTGGGGTTAACAGCTACGTGAGCAAACCCGTGGAGTTCGATGAATTCATAAGCGCGGTTTCAACCCTTGGATTCTACTGGATGATCATAAACCAGCCCCCGGAATAA
- a CDS encoding histidine kinase dimerization/phosphoacceptor domain -containing protein, with the protein MSEKLKVLILEDVPLDAELIIRELQRDGIEFEHLTVDSEDSFRRALKEFGPDIILADHALPSFDGVSALRIVRENHDIPFIFVSGKIGEEFAVEMLKEGATDYVLKNNLSKLPLAFRRALQEAEEERKIKKARKALEESERKYRALFEKSGNPIFICSTDGTIMDVNPAAAGFLKSFREELIGRNISEWIHGEDLERVLLDGEGGHLKFKVGLRGRTLDTSVTAVELDHEKLIYIMGKDVTAQKRIEKELKSSKEEYRVIFENTGTLTVICGNDMVIELANSAFEEFSGYSKGEIQGYMKFTDFVDPSDVDRIGAYYRLKSINPDAIPHHFEVALRNREGEERNFFATSVVIPGSERCLISLMDITHRKSVEKRLRRSLREKELLLREVHHRVKNNLQIISTLLMLQASTTGDPRLRELYRDSQHRIDAISLIHEKLYESRDLSRVNLRDYLKTLLADLLDSYGAGSNGVDVKVKVDDVKLNIETAIPCGLIINELVSNSLKYAFPDGSGEITVEIHSTGEGYEMTVSDNGVGLPEDLDLDGGSTLGLRIVRNLVEQIDGELRIERPSRFTIKFAEVEYSRRF; encoded by the coding sequence ATGTCAGAGAAATTGAAGGTACTTATACTCGAGGACGTCCCACTTGACGCTGAACTCATCATAAGGGAACTGCAGAGGGATGGTATAGAGTTCGAGCACCTCACAGTTGACAGTGAGGACTCATTCAGGAGGGCCCTAAAGGAATTCGGCCCCGACATAATACTCGCAGACCACGCCCTCCCAAGCTTCGATGGAGTATCAGCCCTGAGAATTGTGAGGGAGAACCATGACATACCCTTCATATTTGTCAGCGGAAAGATCGGGGAGGAATTCGCCGTTGAGATGCTCAAGGAGGGGGCCACCGACTACGTACTGAAGAATAACCTCTCAAAACTTCCTCTTGCCTTCAGAAGGGCACTTCAGGAGGCTGAGGAGGAGAGGAAGATCAAAAAGGCCAGGAAGGCCCTTGAAGAGAGTGAGAGGAAATACAGGGCACTCTTTGAGAAGTCAGGCAATCCGATATTCATATGTTCAACTGATGGCACCATAATGGACGTTAACCCTGCAGCAGCAGGCTTCCTGAAGTCCTTCAGGGAGGAACTTATAGGGAGAAACATCAGTGAGTGGATCCATGGGGAGGACCTGGAAAGGGTACTCCTGGATGGAGAGGGTGGCCATCTGAAGTTCAAGGTTGGCCTCAGGGGCCGCACCCTGGACACATCTGTAACAGCAGTTGAACTGGACCATGAGAAGCTCATATACATCATGGGTAAGGATGTGACTGCCCAGAAGCGCATTGAGAAGGAACTCAAATCCAGCAAGGAGGAATACAGGGTAATCTTTGAGAATACAGGGACACTCACTGTCATCTGCGGCAATGACATGGTAATTGAACTTGCAAACTCTGCCTTTGAGGAGTTCTCAGGTTACAGTAAGGGGGAGATCCAGGGCTACATGAAGTTCACAGACTTCGTTGACCCATCCGATGTAGACCGCATAGGGGCATATTACAGGCTCAAGAGCATAAACCCGGATGCCATCCCCCACCACTTCGAGGTTGCCCTCAGGAACAGGGAGGGCGAGGAGAGAAACTTCTTCGCAACCTCTGTCGTGATCCCGGGGAGTGAGCGGTGCCTCATATCCCTCATGGATATAACCCACAGGAAATCCGTTGAGAAACGCCTCAGAAGGTCCCTCAGGGAGAAGGAACTCCTCCTGAGGGAGGTGCACCACAGGGTCAAGAACAACCTCCAGATAATATCAACCCTCCTCATGCTCCAGGCATCCACCACCGGTGACCCGAGGTTAAGGGAACTCTACAGGGACAGCCAGCACAGGATAGATGCCATATCCCTGATACATGAGAAGCTCTACGAGTCAAGGGACCTCTCAAGGGTTAACCTGAGGGACTACCTCAAGACGCTCCTCGCTGACCTACTGGACTCCTATGGAGCAGGCAGTAATGGGGTTGACGTGAAGGTTAAGGTGGATGATGTGAAGCTCAACATTGAAACAGCCATCCCGTGTGGCCTGATAATCAATGAACTGGTGTCCAATTCCCTCAAGTATGCCTTCCCTGATGGTTCAGGTGAGATCACCGTTGAGATCCACAGTACCGGTGAGGGATATGAGATGACTGTTTCGGATAATGGGGTCGGCCTCCCGGAGGACCTTGACCTTGATGGTGGTAGCACACTGGGACTCAGGATCGTCCGGAACCTTGTGGAGCAGATAGATGGGGAACTCAGAATAGAGAGGCCCTCAAGGTTCACAATAAAGTTTGCGGAGGTTGAGTACAGTAGGAGGTTTTAG
- a CDS encoding methanogen output domain 1-containing protein translates to MARILVVEDEAIVAMGIKHKLETMGHRVVDTVSTGKDAIRVVREEKPDLVLMDIVLKGEMDGIEAARRIRDQFDIPIIYLTAYADEEMLTRAKVTEPYGYIVKPFKSSELNANIEMAIYRHRSALRERELMKKQIISDFYNFILNAMPSTEADEDAIRELLSAIFRDRITHELAPRFEAHMEEYPGDDLLEAYLAWVADIFENFTVRVGFLEDDENVYVEFENCPWLEDARKNPGFCLNCEAILKLSFEWSGLPGEFRPLEHIARGDERCLFRFGVK, encoded by the coding sequence TTGGCAAGAATTCTGGTTGTTGAGGATGAGGCCATAGTTGCCATGGGTATAAAGCATAAACTCGAAACGATGGGTCACAGGGTCGTGGACACGGTTTCAACAGGGAAGGATGCTATAAGAGTGGTGCGTGAGGAGAAACCGGACCTCGTCCTCATGGACATCGTCCTGAAGGGTGAAATGGATGGTATAGAGGCTGCAAGGAGGATCAGGGACCAGTTCGACATCCCCATAATCTACCTGACAGCCTACGCTGATGAGGAGATGCTGACACGTGCAAAGGTCACGGAGCCCTACGGTTACATAGTGAAGCCCTTCAAGTCATCTGAACTTAACGCCAACATTGAGATGGCCATCTACAGGCACAGATCGGCGCTGAGGGAAAGGGAGCTCATGAAGAAGCAGATAATCTCAGACTTCTATAACTTCATACTCAACGCCATGCCCTCAACTGAAGCCGATGAGGACGCCATCAGGGAACTCCTATCAGCCATCTTCAGGGACAGGATCACACATGAACTCGCCCCAAGATTCGAGGCCCACATGGAGGAGTACCCTGGCGATGACCTCCTCGAGGCCTACCTTGCCTGGGTCGCAGACATATTCGAAAACTTCACTGTGAGGGTGGGCTTCCTGGAGGACGATGAGAACGTCTATGTTGAATTTGAGAACTGCCCCTGGCTTGAAGACGCCAGGAAAAACCCGGGCTTCTGCCTGAACTGTGAAGCCATCCTGAAGTTAAGTTTTGAATGGAGCGGCCTCCCCGGCGAATTCAGGCCCCTTGAACATATTGCAAGGGGGGACGAGAGGTGCCTCTTCAGGTTTGGTGTGAAGTGA
- a CDS encoding DUF763 domain-containing protein, with the protein MRRTGIANLPLHGGHPPAWLMRRMIELSGAIAEVIIEEYGTSEFISRMSDPFWFQAFSCVIGFDWHSSGTTTTTCGALKSALDPEVHGIMVAGGKGRASSRTPSELQDAGELFDLDGAGLVYASRISARVDGNCIQDGFNLYQHTFLVDSDGEWAVIQQGLDPQGGYARRYHWLGSGVEDYMESPHSGISSERILSEVLDMTSPISRRAREVSVELVCDGPSHIRGYLTGQRTLFDFNVLDMPAHHEVLPVDLTERDMAVLERAYEIQPGDYEELVMLSGFGAKKVRALALIADFVHGERASWRDPVKYSYAHGGKDGYPYPVDRETYDSTVEYLRSALEDAKIERKERLRALESLQRFLRN; encoded by the coding sequence ATGAGGAGAACCGGTATTGCAAACCTGCCACTTCATGGGGGCCACCCACCGGCCTGGCTCATGAGGAGGATGATTGAACTCTCAGGGGCCATTGCAGAGGTTATAATTGAGGAGTACGGGACCTCAGAGTTCATATCAAGGATGTCTGACCCCTTCTGGTTCCAGGCCTTTTCATGTGTAATAGGCTTTGACTGGCACTCATCCGGGACAACCACCACGACCTGCGGGGCCCTTAAGTCTGCCCTTGACCCCGAGGTCCACGGGATAATGGTTGCAGGCGGGAAGGGAAGGGCCTCCAGCAGGACCCCATCCGAGCTCCAGGATGCAGGAGAACTCTTCGACCTCGACGGGGCAGGACTGGTGTATGCAAGCAGGATATCCGCCAGGGTTGATGGGAACTGCATCCAGGACGGCTTCAACCTCTACCAGCACACATTCCTGGTTGACTCAGACGGTGAATGGGCAGTTATCCAGCAGGGCCTTGACCCCCAGGGGGGCTACGCCAGGAGGTACCACTGGCTCGGCTCAGGGGTTGAGGACTACATGGAGTCACCCCACAGCGGCATATCATCCGAAAGGATCCTCAGTGAGGTCCTTGACATGACATCACCCATCAGCCGCCGGGCCCGTGAGGTGAGCGTTGAACTGGTCTGTGATGGTCCATCCCACATCCGTGGTTATCTGACGGGGCAGAGGACGCTCTTTGACTTCAACGTCCTGGACATGCCAGCCCACCATGAGGTTCTCCCCGTGGACCTCACAGAGAGGGACATGGCCGTCCTGGAGAGGGCCTATGAGATCCAGCCAGGGGACTATGAGGAACTTGTAATGCTGTCAGGGTTCGGGGCCAAGAAGGTCAGGGCCCTTGCCCTTATCGCTGACTTTGTCCATGGTGAGAGGGCAAGCTGGAGGGACCCCGTCAAGTACAGCTACGCCCACGGCGGGAAGGATGGCTACCCCTACCCTGTGGACAGGGAGACCTATGACTCCACAGTTGAATACCTCAGGTCCGCCCTTGAGGATGCTAAAATCGAGAGAAAGGAACGTTTAAGGGCTTTAGAGTCTCTTCAGAGGTTTTTAAGGAATTAA
- a CDS encoding glycosyltransferase family 4 protein, producing MLVQGVLVISNMYPSKKGKSFGSFVKVHVDAFRRHTDIEQFLVANTDQRKGLPRLIKKYGDLLLRSIWYSIRKPFDVIHAHYLLPTGLIGLLCHWISGKPLIVTVHGSDVNKLARKNSLLFKISGYVLRRASAVITVSRDLRDKVVEEFGVDGERVHIINMGVDTDIFRPLDRDKCRERLGLPLNRRVILFVGNIIPSKGVHYLIESLREVEVGGVKCIILGAHVDEEYLKTLRGMAESINADVEFFEPVPYSEVAIWMNAADVFVLPSLEEGFGLVALEALACGTPVIATATGGIREFVIDSETGYTVSPGDSSAIADRINSVLDPANSSKVDSMRKKGIRIARSFSTLKQIERILEIYRKVA from the coding sequence ATGTTGGTTCAGGGAGTTCTTGTGATATCAAACATGTATCCCAGCAAAAAAGGTAAATCCTTTGGCAGTTTCGTTAAGGTCCACGTAGATGCATTCAGACGGCATACAGACATAGAACAGTTTTTAGTTGCAAACACTGATCAGAGAAAGGGTCTCCCAAGGCTCATCAAAAAGTACGGGGACCTGCTTCTGAGGTCCATCTGGTATTCCATACGTAAACCCTTCGATGTGATCCACGCCCACTACCTGCTCCCCACAGGCCTCATAGGCCTTCTTTGTCACTGGATAAGCGGCAAACCCCTCATAGTGACGGTCCACGGCTCTGATGTAAATAAACTTGCAAGGAAGAATTCACTTCTCTTTAAAATCTCAGGCTACGTCCTCAGAAGGGCCTCGGCAGTCATCACTGTCAGCAGGGACCTCAGGGATAAGGTCGTGGAGGAATTTGGGGTTGATGGGGAGAGGGTGCACATCATCAACATGGGTGTTGATACAGACATCTTCAGGCCACTTGATAGGGATAAATGTCGTGAAAGGCTTGGATTACCATTAAACAGAAGGGTGATCCTCTTTGTTGGAAATATCATACCCTCTAAGGGCGTACATTACCTCATTGAATCCCTCAGGGAAGTGGAGGTTGGTGGTGTTAAATGTATAATCCTCGGGGCCCACGTTGATGAGGAGTATCTTAAAACCCTCAGGGGCATGGCCGAATCCATTAATGCTGATGTTGAATTCTTTGAACCGGTACCCTACAGTGAGGTGGCCATCTGGATGAACGCTGCAGACGTCTTTGTTCTGCCATCCCTTGAGGAGGGCTTTGGGCTTGTTGCACTTGAGGCCCTCGCCTGTGGGACCCCTGTCATTGCAACTGCCACAGGTGGCATCAGGGAATTTGTGATTGACTCTGAGACAGGTTATACTGTCTCCCCTGGTGATTCCAGTGCCATTGCTGATAGGATAAACAGTGTACTTGACCCGGCGAACAGTTCTAAGGTTGATTCCATGAGGAAAAAGGGCATACGGATTGCTAGATCCTTCAGTACCCTTAAACAGATAGAAAGGATACTTGAAATATACAGGAAGGTCGCGTGA
- a CDS encoding magnesium chelatase subunit D family protein produces the protein MDNHFFPFTAIIGQELLRKALILNAINPAIGGVLIRGDKGTGKSTAVRSLRDVLPDRKMVEGCRFGCDPDGAELCVECRRKLEKDGALPSRHARMEIVDLPVSATEDMVVGSLDIKRALREGIKALEPGILARANGNILYIDEVNLLDDHIVNVLLDAAAMGVNIIEREGISIQHPSRFILAGTMNPEEGDLRPQILDRFGLSVDVEAIRDPDERIEVIKRAMEFQEDPRAFHSRFRRKQDELRERIIRARDLLERVELDDDLLGLIVEIAAALGIRTHRADIITARTARTLAAFNGRMSVSRDDVTEAALLAMKHRLRQLPFQRQQELSQEIIEDIMNGEFEDESEIDRERRLRRDLKIPDIRASLQGQSSSTVTGRRGKYIRARENPEPSSVAVDATIRKAASTGTGTIEPEHLMEKVRVGKSRALYIIVLDTSSSMRLERKIKFAKTVSWLLLKDSYEKRNRIALIAFRGYEATLVVEPTSNLETVEEALEGLRSGGRTPLTPALKLAAEVASSTTEEASTAVVISDGRCNVFINSNLEEDMTMLETELKNLNLLFVNAEPEKRSLGILEDMASRFGSEIFYLDDILI, from the coding sequence TTGGATAACCACTTCTTCCCATTCACAGCCATCATTGGACAGGAACTCCTCAGGAAGGCACTCATCCTGAACGCCATAAACCCGGCAATAGGGGGGGTGCTCATCAGGGGCGATAAGGGGACAGGTAAATCCACTGCGGTGAGGTCACTGAGGGATGTACTCCCTGATAGGAAAATGGTGGAGGGCTGCAGATTCGGATGCGACCCTGACGGAGCAGAGCTCTGCGTGGAGTGCCGCAGGAAACTCGAAAAAGACGGGGCACTGCCATCAAGACATGCCAGGATGGAGATTGTGGACCTCCCTGTATCCGCAACTGAGGACATGGTCGTTGGTTCACTGGACATAAAAAGGGCCCTCAGGGAGGGGATAAAGGCCCTTGAACCGGGCATACTCGCAAGGGCCAACGGTAACATCCTCTACATCGATGAGGTCAACCTCCTCGATGACCACATAGTTAATGTCCTCCTTGATGCAGCAGCCATGGGCGTGAATATCATTGAAAGGGAGGGCATATCCATCCAGCACCCATCAAGGTTCATACTTGCAGGCACCATGAACCCTGAGGAGGGTGACCTCAGACCCCAGATCCTTGACAGATTTGGCCTCAGTGTTGATGTGGAGGCCATAAGGGATCCTGATGAGAGAATAGAGGTCATAAAACGCGCAATGGAGTTCCAGGAGGATCCCAGGGCTTTCCACTCAAGGTTCAGGAGGAAACAGGATGAGCTCAGGGAGAGGATCATCAGGGCAAGGGACCTCCTTGAGAGGGTTGAGCTGGATGATGACCTGCTTGGTCTCATAGTCGAGATAGCAGCAGCCCTCGGGATCAGGACCCACAGGGCAGACATCATAACTGCAAGGACTGCCAGGACACTGGCGGCATTCAATGGCCGAATGAGCGTCAGCAGGGATGATGTGACGGAGGCCGCCCTCCTTGCCATGAAGCACAGACTCAGACAGCTACCATTCCAGAGGCAACAGGAACTCAGCCAGGAGATCATAGAGGACATCATGAATGGCGAATTCGAGGATGAATCAGAGATTGACAGGGAACGAAGGCTTAGGCGTGACCTGAAGATTCCGGATATCAGGGCATCCCTCCAGGGCCAGAGCAGTTCAACGGTAACCGGGAGGAGGGGGAAGTACATCCGCGCCCGTGAGAACCCTGAACCCTCCAGCGTGGCCGTTGATGCAACCATCAGGAAGGCTGCTTCCACCGGAACAGGGACCATAGAACCCGAACACCTCATGGAGAAGGTCAGGGTCGGGAAATCTAGGGCACTCTACATAATCGTCCTTGACACCTCATCATCAATGAGACTTGAGAGGAAGATAAAATTTGCAAAGACGGTCTCATGGCTGCTCCTGAAGGACTCCTATGAAAAGAGGAACAGGATAGCCCTCATAGCCTTCAGGGGATATGAGGCAACCCTGGTGGTTGAGCCCACATCGAATCTTGAGACCGTTGAGGAGGCCCTTGAGGGTCTCAGGTCAGGCGGGAGGACGCCCCTGACACCGGCACTCAAACTGGCAGCTGAGGTTGCATCATCAACTACTGAGGAGGCATCCACAGCCGTTGTAATATCAGACGGTCGCTGCAACGTCTTCATCAACTCCAACCTTGAGGAGGACATGACGATGCTTGAAACTGAACTGAAGAACCTGAACCTTTTATTTGTTAATGCAGAACCCGAGAAGAGGAGCCTGGGGATACTTGAGGACATGGCGTCACGCTTTGGCTCTGAAATCTTCTACCTTGATGATATACTCATCTAG
- a CDS encoding CbiQ family ECF transporter T component yields the protein MDLKAVFSPFTSTPEGFLVEVNPLSKLTVVVSATLLSAFLSDLTPLIIMGVIFTALIAHSGSLRFAAPFLSFIILFWLVSIAIIMVLSGAPHTIGFLSLFFARFFIISAAGLSFAFTTDPQKLAESLRSVRIPGEIVFTLTVALRYIPALAVEASSIWDSLKLRTSLSGSSIIRRPSLLYRGLIIPLIIRTVKISDEVAIAAETRGFNPREGPGGILMFSGRDLTFLAFFTVIFASLAIMDGAVV from the coding sequence TTGGACCTTAAGGCCGTGTTCTCACCATTCACATCAACCCCGGAGGGGTTCCTTGTGGAGGTAAACCCCCTCTCAAAGCTCACTGTGGTGGTATCTGCCACGCTCCTGTCTGCATTCCTATCAGACCTGACCCCCCTGATAATCATGGGAGTCATTTTCACTGCACTGATAGCCCATTCAGGGTCCCTGAGGTTTGCAGCCCCGTTCCTCTCATTCATCATCCTTTTCTGGCTGGTTTCCATTGCCATCATCATGGTGCTGTCAGGTGCCCCCCACACCATTGGATTTCTGAGCCTCTTCTTCGCCCGTTTCTTCATAATATCAGCGGCCGGACTATCCTTTGCCTTCACGACCGATCCTCAGAAGCTTGCAGAGTCCCTCAGGTCAGTCAGAATCCCCGGGGAGATAGTTTTCACACTCACAGTCGCCCTCAGATACATACCGGCCCTTGCAGTGGAGGCCTCCTCTATATGGGACTCCCTCAAACTCAGGACCAGTCTTTCAGGATCTTCCATCATCAGAAGGCCTTCCCTCCTCTACAGGGGACTCATAATACCCCTGATAATAAGGACTGTGAAGATTTCAGATGAGGTGGCCATCGCTGCAGAGACCAGGGGCTTTAACCCTCGCGAAGGTCCCGGGGGGATTCTAATGTTCAGCGGGAGGGATCTCACCTTCTTAGCATTCTTCACTGTTATCTTCGCATCCCTCGCGATAATGGATGGGGCGGTGGTCTGA
- a CDS encoding ABC transporter ATP-binding protein, with amino-acid sequence MDAILLDDVSYRYPNQDRLALRDVSLRVKRGESVFITGRSGSGKSTLARAVTAVIPSMMGGEIDGTVRVMGRDTGSLTPGDLAADVGYVFQNPESQFFTLNVNSEVSLGPDALQLDKREERVEDALRRVGMEHRRYESVFNLSEGEKQRVAIASQLSMSPEILLMDEPTSNLDQGSTDDLFSILKNLRDKTLILIDHRTYRVPDIFDRVVVMDGGEIVEETDSDDLLDPDFRKKYGLRSPSPGFNQRSCGGRGLRPSSQVSTHTETKQDPVLRVMNISHTQGDFRIDGVNLDLWRGEVLGLTGPNGSGKTTLARLIAGLIKPETGEIRVEGTAGLVMQDPDHQLFMDTVKREITFGLDDYSYGDVEELLETMKLHRLVERHPHSLSGGEKQRTLISVYLFRKPDVLIMDEPTTGMDLDNMKRLAGWIDKLKGMGVAVMVISHDMEFLQMVADRTIMMDNGALVLQDHEVAGTDSVSGCLR; translated from the coding sequence TTGGACGCCATCCTCCTTGATGATGTGAGCTACAGGTACCCCAATCAGGACCGGCTGGCCCTCCGGGATGTCAGCTTAAGGGTTAAAAGAGGTGAATCTGTCTTCATCACAGGAAGAAGTGGGAGTGGAAAATCAACCCTTGCAAGGGCAGTAACTGCGGTGATACCCTCCATGATGGGAGGGGAGATTGATGGAACAGTAAGGGTGATGGGCAGGGATACCGGCTCCCTCACCCCAGGGGACCTTGCAGCGGATGTTGGATACGTCTTCCAGAATCCAGAGTCCCAGTTCTTCACATTGAATGTTAATTCAGAGGTATCCCTGGGGCCAGATGCCCTCCAGCTGGATAAACGCGAGGAACGCGTGGAGGATGCGCTCCGGAGGGTTGGTATGGAGCATAGGAGGTATGAAAGCGTTTTCAACCTCTCAGAGGGTGAGAAGCAGAGGGTTGCAATAGCATCACAGCTCTCCATGTCCCCTGAAATCCTCCTCATGGATGAGCCCACATCCAACCTGGATCAGGGATCCACCGATGACCTTTTCAGCATCCTCAAAAATCTCAGGGATAAAACACTGATCCTGATTGACCACAGAACCTACAGGGTCCCCGATATCTTTGACAGGGTGGTGGTGATGGATGGGGGTGAAATAGTCGAGGAGACAGACTCTGATGACCTCCTGGACCCTGATTTCAGGAAAAAATATGGTCTGAGGTCTCCATCTCCAGGTTTCAATCAGAGGTCCTGTGGAGGGCGCGGTCTGAGGCCCTCCTCTCAGGTTTCCACCCATACTGAAACGAAACAGGACCCGGTACTGAGGGTAATGAACATCTCCCACACTCAGGGAGACTTCAGAATCGATGGTGTTAACCTGGATCTCTGGAGGGGTGAGGTCCTTGGATTGACAGGCCCGAATGGTTCTGGAAAGACGACCCTTGCAAGGTTGATCGCTGGCCTAATAAAGCCGGAGACGGGTGAGATCAGGGTTGAGGGCACCGCCGGTCTTGTGATGCAGGACCCGGACCATCAGCTGTTCATGGATACTGTGAAGAGGGAGATAACCTTCGGTCTGGATGATTACTCTTATGGGGATGTTGAGGAACTCCTTGAGACCATGAAGCTCCATAGGCTGGTGGAGAGACACCCCCATTCACTCAGCGGCGGTGAAAAGCAGAGAACACTCATATCCGTTTATCTCTTCAGAAAACCTGATGTTCTGATAATGGATGAGCCAACGACTGGTATGGACCTTGATAACATGAAAAGACTTGCAGGATGGATAGATAAGCTTAAGGGGATGGGGGTGGCTGTGATGGTCATCTCCCATGACATGGAGTTCCTTCAGATGGTTGCAGACCGGACGATCATGATGGATAATGGCGCCCTGGTCCTCCAGGACCATGAAGTAGCGGGCACTGATTCAGTATCAGGATGTTTGAGGTGA